CTATCGATTCGGATTTTGAAGGCAAAATACGCAAAGTAGAATACGTCGCCGTCGTTCCCGACGGAAGCGGTGTATACAGATACGAAGCCGAAAAAAAGCACAACGACTTGCGCATCAAAGTCTATTCGCCTGACGGATCGACCGACGAAAGCTATAAAAAAGACGCGGTGATAGCCGACATACGGAGCGTTCCCGGCGTTTTCAAAGACAACGTCAAATTCGTGAGCGAAACGCGCGATGAAAATATTTCGTTCACACTGTACGCGTTCAACGATAAAAACGGTACGTGGCAAAAAGCAGGCGTCGCCGTTTTAAAAGGCTTCGGCGATACGGACACGGTCGATTCTCCGCTCGAAGATTCGCTTCCGTCGTACGCTTATTTCGCCGTCGTTTCGCGCAGCGGAAAAACATACGCATACGATTTTAAAAAAGCGAATAAAGACTTTATCATTACGGTGCGCTGACAAGTGGTGTAAACAAGCGCACGGAACACGCGCTTTGCTTAGGTATATTAAAATCTTTCGCTAGGGGGCTGTCCAAAAACTTCAGTTTTTGGACAGTTTCCTTAATATACTATGCGCGCATTTTTACCGCTCAATCAACTTCGGATATTTGACTTTCGGCAACGCCGCATGCTATAAGCATTGATTTTATTGCGCTGCCCTTTTTTACCGTAAACGCAGCCGCGTTACATTCAGTAAACGCACCTCCAGCGATTGAAATAAGATCCGTACACTTTGAAAAATCAAAGTTCTTAACCTTACCGCACTGGAAAAAAGCGTTCTCGCCGATTTCCTTAAGATCTGCCGGCAAAACCACCGTTCCGCTCATTTCCCTACAGGCGAAAAAAACCTCCTCTTCCAACGTTTCAAGGCTTGCAGGTAAAATCAACTGCTTTAAGCTCGTACAGTAGAAAAACGCATCGGCAGCGATTGTTTTAAGAGAGCGGTACAGGAAGAAAGATTTGCCGCCGTTAACTTCTCACAACCCGAAAAGGCTCCTCTCCCTATTTCCGTAATATCCGCCGGAAAGTTAAACGATGTTATCGCCCGCGCACTGCACAATAGTTTTTTCCCGCCTTTATCGTAAACGGTATTATCTTTAACCGTAAAGGATGCATTTGCAGAATCCACTGTAATCGTTGCGAGTTCCGTACAGCCCGAAAAGGCATTGCCGACGATTTCTTCAAGTTTTTCGGGTAAGTGTACTTCCTTTATTTTCATACAGTTTGCAAACGCACGACTGCCGATCGAGGTAAGCTCCCTACATTTTGACAAATCAAAACCGGCAACGTTGTTGCACCCATCAAAAGCACCGATACCGATTGTCTTAAGATTTTTAGGCAGATGCACCGTTCCCATTATTCCGTCACATCCGTAAAATGCCTGAAAACCCAGCGTTTCAACATTATCGGGTAACTTTAACTCTTTTAATCTTTTACAATACTTAAAAGCCCCGTCGGCTATTTGCGTAAGGCTCGGAGGGAAGTCAACCGACGGTATCGTCCGAGCACAACACAACGCCTGCCTTTCATCGTAAGTGTAGATAATATTATTTTCAGACTTAAGAGACTTGTTATCGGAATGCACCGTAAGCTTTGTAAGTTCCGGACAGTCATCAAAGGCGTCGCCTTTAATCGTTTTAAGGCTTGCGGGTAAGTTCATCTCCGTTATTTTCGTACATTTTGCAAACGTAATACTGCCGATTGAGCTAAGCTTGGTACACTTTGAAAAATCAAAGCCGTCAACATTGCTGCACAGGTAAAAAGCACCATCGCCGATTGTCTCAAGATTTGCCGGCAAAACTACCGTGCCGTTTATTTCCGTACATCCGAAAAAAACACAGTATTC
This Treponema socranskii subsp. buccale DNA region includes the following protein-coding sequences:
- a CDS encoding leucine-rich repeat domain-containing protein; this translates as MEENMKRLWIAPALVLLCALFITGCPQSAEPSGPGPNLKIENGVLKGGQTPSGTLVIPADVTEIAREAFKNRTDLQAVDFSSCTRLTKIGAEAFFGCTGLQSLRLPASLKTLEYCVFFGCTEINGTVVLPANLETIGDGAFYLCSNVDGFDFSKCTKLSSIGSITFAKCTKITEMNLPASLKTIKGDAFDDCPELTKLTVHSDNKSLKSENNIIYTYDERQALCCARTIPSVDFPPSLTQIADGAFKYCKRLKELKLPDNVETLGFQAFYGCDGIMGTVHLPKNLKTIGIGAFDGCNNVAGFDLSKCRELTSIGSRAFANCMKIKEVHLPEKLEEIVGNAFSGCTELATITVDSANASFTVKDNTVYDKGGKKLLCSARAITSFNFPADITEIGRGAFSGCEKLTAANLSSCTALLKQSLPMRFSTVRA
- a CDS encoding leucine-rich repeat domain-containing protein, yielding MYRSLKTIAADAFFYCTSLKQLILPASLETLEEEVFFACREMSGTVVLPADLKEIGENAFFQCGKVKNFDFSKCTDLISIAGGAFTECNAAAFTVKKGSAIKSMLIACGVAESQISEVD